In one Neobacillus sp. CF12 genomic region, the following are encoded:
- a CDS encoding GNAT family N-acetyltransferase gives MLIRYKKTFEKIAMGLLSFMPTEKDLKKLQLTIKEYETEENLQLFLWKEEDIIGLIGVQMIDNDASIMIQHISVNPSHRYQGVGKRMVKALKDMYPDKQITANNNTAPFVEKCDFC, from the coding sequence ATGTTAATTCGTTATAAGAAAACATTTGAAAAAATAGCCATGGGCTTATTGTCCTTTATGCCTACAGAAAAGGACTTGAAGAAACTTCAATTAACCATTAAGGAATATGAAACGGAAGAAAATTTGCAACTCTTTCTTTGGAAGGAAGAGGATATTATCGGTCTTATTGGGGTACAAATGATCGATAATGACGCTTCCATTATGATTCAACATATTTCTGTCAATCCCTCACATCGGTACCAAGGGGTCGGTAAAAGGATGGTTAAAGCTTTAAAGGATATGTATCCAGATAAGCAAATAACAGCTAATAATAACACTGCACCGTTTGTTGAGAAATGTGATTTTTGCTAA
- a CDS encoding DUF309 domain-containing protein, with protein sequence MYPEQYIQFLVHFNGDRDYFECHEILEEYWKESTDKKKDSVWVGFILLAVSRYHHRRGNFRGAQRTLEKAIKILSLHQNVLSKQGLDVSVLFQLLSKLLREIENEEIYQSINLPVTDSLLLKTCRKECENRGVNWGQKSNIEDESIVHRHKLRDRTMVIEERLEALRVKKGNE encoded by the coding sequence TTGTACCCGGAGCAGTATATTCAATTTTTAGTCCATTTTAATGGTGACCGTGATTATTTTGAGTGCCACGAAATTCTAGAAGAGTATTGGAAGGAATCTACCGATAAGAAGAAGGATTCTGTATGGGTTGGCTTCATCCTGTTGGCAGTGTCAAGATATCATCATCGGCGTGGAAATTTCAGGGGGGCCCAACGAACCTTGGAAAAGGCAATAAAAATCTTGTCCCTACATCAAAATGTTTTATCCAAACAGGGTTTAGATGTGAGTGTTCTATTTCAATTACTCTCAAAACTTCTGAGAGAAATTGAGAACGAGGAAATTTATCAAAGCATTAATCTTCCTGTGACAGACTCTTTACTTCTAAAAACCTGCAGGAAAGAATGTGAAAATAGAGGGGTTAATTGGGGACAGAAGAGTAATATTGAGGATGAATCTATCGTACATAGACATAAATTACGCGATAGAACCATGGTAATTGAAGAACGTTTAGAGGCATTAAGAGTTAAAAAAGGCAACGAATAG
- a CDS encoding YjcZ family sporulation protein: MAEGYGFGGGFALIVVLFILLIIVGASWF, encoded by the coding sequence ATGGCTGAAGGTTACGGTTTTGGAGGCGGTTTTGCTTTAATCGTGGTTCTATTCATTCTGTTAATTATCGTTGGTGCTTCTTGGTTTTAA